The sequence TTGGTAGTGATTGCGAGCGTGAATCATAAGATGAGGAGGCCAAGCAATATAAAAGACATACTAAGATGATAAAGGTAGAGAAGAAAATGGTATGGATATTTCCCGACTGTATTCGAGTTTGATCCGGTTTGAAAGGGTTTTTATCCATCTGTATCTGATTTCGAATATTTAATATCCATAACCAATTCTAATCATACtaaaagttatatttttatgatatCGATATCCATTATAATCATATCTGGCAAAAAACGAACACTATCCATATCCGACTCCGTATtcgaataaaaatataaaaataaatatgataTCATTAATATACGTCTGTATTCGATTTGTTCATCCCTAGTTAAAGGGATGAAATGTAGGGAAGATGCAGCGGCGGATCCACAGGGGGGCtgagggggctccagccccctaaCTCCATGAAGTCCAtgggagcccccccccccccccaagcccCCTACAATTTCCAGCCATAGTTGAAAGGGAGGAGgaaagaaggaggaggaagaagaagagaaagggaaggaagaggaggaagaaagggaagaCGAGCCCCCCCAATCTTCAGcttctagatccgccactgggAAGATGTATGTGAAGCTTTAGTGCAAGATGGACATCAAGTACAATATATAGTTATATGTTGATGAAGAAAGGAATGTAGACAATGATACACCATATTTTGATTCAAGTGAAGAAGCCTCTTATGTTGATGAGGGGCATGAGATATGTGGTTGTAGATGGACGAGCAAGTTTTCTAGATTTGATGACACTACTCGGTAACCTATTTTCTAATTTGGCATGACTTTTAGGGGAAGAGAAGAGTTCAAGCAAGGCATGATTAATTATGGTCTTTCAACGAAGAGACATATTACCTAAAGATGACAAGCGGAGGATCAAAGCCAAATGTTACTAGGAGGCATGAGCTGCAGGTGGAACAAATTTGCTCGCCGGGCCTCCAAAAATTTTAGGCTCCATAGCTCACGAAATTGGGCCTCCAATTGACAAAAAATGATAATAGCATCGGTAGGTGTGAGAGAGGAGGCTTGGCGTGGGCGAGAGCTACTGGAGGTAATGCGCGAAACTGCCAGCGCAGCCGTCGCAGAAGGATACTATGGCCTGGCCCACGCACACATCTCCCAAGCAGAAAACTACATGAACATGATGTGAAGTAAAATTAATTCCTAAATTTTAACTGAAATGTTCAAATCAAATTTTAATTGCACCATTAAATTTCTCATGATGAAATATTTAAAACACCCAACTATATTTAAACAATTTTCAAGGTGGATCATTTTCTCATTAAAGGGGAACAATTTTATCATCAGCTTCAAAATAGAATTATTCTAccttaaaaattaaaaaatatacaCTATAGTTAAGTATAATCTTGGTTTGAAGATCTCATCATTAGAAATACAAGATACAATCGGAATTTAATATGAATGGATAATTTGAAAATTACGAATTTTTTCATTTGGATCTTCATTTGCATAAAATTTGATGCAACGTACACTAGTACAACACAAGGAAGAGCACGCTTCTGCGATGCTCCGGCCCCAGGTCCGGCACGTGACCTGAATTATTTCCCGCTCTTCTGCCCATTcatgttttttttgaaaaaaatgtgAACTTGCAAGTTGTAGAAGCAAACCTACCCACCCCCAAAAAACCTGGAGCTAAACAGGTGGTTCGAATGCATGCCCGGCCGCCTGGTTGTTGTCCTGGAAAGCGGTCTCGTTATTGCTACTGAACGAAGGACCGAACAGATGACTAGAGAGAAGGAGTGAATGTGAGTTTTTAAAAATTCTTCAAGAGAATAAGGTCTATGTCTCGAATTCAAACAAACGCACATCTCTTCTAACCGCCAAGGTGACACAAGCCAACACTTGACAAGTTTACCTGAGAAACGGTTAGAAAAAGCTTGACATAAAGCAGAAGCAAAGATTAGCTGGAACGCTGAAAGCATGTCACAAGCAGAAGCCAAAAAATAGTGATTAACTCAAGCAACACTATCACCAAAATTTCACTTGACCAAGCATACAATGTTTCAACAATTAGCACATCACATAATCAAGGAGAAGCAAGCTTATCCAAAAGGCCAAACCAAAGACTCACCAAAAAGATTAGAATTAACTATAAAAGAGTCCCTTTACTTATACATGTAAATACTAGCAAAGATTATAAAGCATAAGAGCTAATCAACAAAAGCTAAAGCAAGCAAGAACTAACAGAGATTAGCAAAAGCAATAATTAGCTAGTCCAAATAAGTGAGCATGGACTAAATAAATGCAAGAGCTAAAGAGAAGAGACAGACCAAACCGATTACCTAACCTGGGCTCTGTGCCGTGCAAGCTGCAGAGCTACACCTGGGCTGCAACGTGCTGTGGGCACGAGgtgggatttttttttatatttaaaaaaaatcaaaatttcaaaaatatatgtctattttgaaatatttcaaaactacccccggtcgctctggggggggggggcgacaggggtcctgtcgcccaagccacgggcgacaggaccctaatgtaatttttttttggaaattgcaaagaggtccctggtccgggggagggggagggggcctgtcgccccccccccaacgggcgacaggggcctgtcacCCACCCTAGGGGCGATATGGTCCTCCCGCCCTATATAAGTCCTGGCCGCCATTcccttgtcatttgagcctaaaaattcagaaaaaaagagaggggtgaggagaagaaaagcggcgaagctctgccgaattcggcacttgtgatctaccggtaacttccatatgaatccgttgatattgtataacaatttaatttaattagcggattagctgaattagattttgtgctttagaacactcgtttagtattacaatttgagtactattacagacttgtttttaaattaattatgcattagaatagaattatgacagtaccttattgatattgcagcataagacaatagaattatgacagtacctgtattttcacgcatcgatttggtatacgatatgtgcattatttaaatcattgttcgtcatttggcgcaccacactatagcgccaatgtcttcgtcaggatcaacctacattccgtggagcaagtgtgaagccaccgtacctgaaggaattgatgtgccaatgtgcttctgtggttcgttatgcaagttcatgcaatctgaggttttaggagatgactacggcatgaggttctttatgtgtgagaactacaaatatgatccacctaagcgatacggcaaagacTGGGCCAAGGTAGCAAGACAACATacactatttttctttgtgacctaatattgagttatgattctaacttttgttggacaaagtctcctccgcctctttgtgattttatgcagtggttcaacaacgtgcagtcgcagcaggtaaaggactttgtggaacaacaagcaaggtgggctgcagaacaTTGGCgtcgaatgaagcacgaggaacagcaagaggagaagcgcaagaaagagcaagaagagatccgcaagaggatggaggaggtggatcgtaaggcggcggcggaacgtgaagctgacagggagagaaagcgagagagggcacgccgtgcgaaggaagccgggcccgaagcaattaggaagggcaaatatcctcagtgcactcagtagagtagtaccatgtaatcccggcattttacattctaTAAGGCATGGTaagtttagatgcaacaagaaattaccttgtcgcgtgcacatgccactgcaattagttgtttatgttttcagttgagagcttgactctgtgtgttgtaacttttaccattaatttgcagttgtagccgggaatctatgaaatctttgaacttgtccttaatattttcggagcttttcatgtcactagaatactaaaaagcacacatttaattaatataacgataagaaataagaaatgcattacataatgtgaaccatcaagtttacattataatacaacgataatgaaacacacatcacacatgcagtggcatggcagaacccgttgcaaactacggtaaacagattctggactaacctaacatgtcttaggtaatttaaaaaaacacacaacaaacacaacgatgcagcatgtcactagcactagggtagttctagtagccgtaccctcacgtagcaaactgcgttgagccttctccgcagtatccacccattgtaggtggtgcaggtggtggtgccggaggcgcagggcccttcttcttgtgacaagggcagttgcagtaaggaatagtgcatgatTCATCTTGTGAACCGGCAACATTGCTGGCATCAtcatctttgttaccctcgctcacttcctcataatggttcaccttacattccagatcaaagatctttatctggaggtactcgatgaactcctaaacagaatcaattggtgcaggatcgaccgacctagtaaaaccacagttttctggagcatcagaagactgcaaaataaatttcatataAGGTgcctcattgaagataaagaaatgaaacaaccgagtattacccatgcgtgtggacatttaaagaaatgccgaccgccatccatcccgtcggtgcacatccgCACTAAGCAGTcatcaccatgtctgcattttggccacggttctctacggttattgtattgtcgaagaggattttcattggtaaattcactcttgtgctgtggcggaaactcaaacactggttccggaaaggaatcaggtccaagaggcccctcccatattatggggtctccctttctccccccttttcctttcccaaaaccgtagtaattcttcccgctagacccacctccagacattgggtatacaatgagctttggtgtttgagtgctgctgggagtttacaaacttcggagtatttataggcgcacaaaggtctaatacccggagtgtggagtgtaaatgcacctaaaaagcctacatgacaacacagtgaagaggctagctgacctaacactgaaaatgcTAGATtggattctcgaaatgactactcgatgcatctctgtgcatgtagagcatctaagtgcatgcagactcacagcactgcattgctgccgctcggtcgatcacgcctagatgccgccttccccactacacgccacagaccttcgctgtagaatgacaggtccgtcgtcctcatcagagagactgctttgaaggtgagctggtgtggttaccgtgttgtcacatatttttgaaatggtggaagggcactactattgggttgtcgtcttttgtcacgtatgtctgggcaaataatgcgacatttgggaaacccgtgatcgccgtgctgagcagtggcaacctgtgatctcgtatcgcagctagatacactatggttcctattttgagctattcgagcgtgtcacgaagtttacactgtatgcggtagtcgtcatcatcgtcggcgggatctcggcagctaactcctaccgcacctaacttgtccttcattaaatcacgggaaaaattcgcaagaacttcccttatttcacgagcattatggaacccacaaacataacaaggagagcatcaatagtatctatagaaacaaatgacaagtaaactaccacaatcataaacatcggatacaaataagcggtccacatctatctcattacaaataaacatcagatatatctaaccacccctagggcgtcggaccctcttagccctctgctgggcacagacatggccctcggagtatgtgtgacgatccggagacctcacctgtcgctcaggacgcaaaaggggctgcagtgtctgctgctgagagatcccaagtggtgctcctcctagctgtgaataccccaagacatcgagGTCACCGTGAGCGACAGGATCATCTGGAGTCAGgctgtcgagttcgtctaaggtgaaaCCCTCGTTATCTAGAATgaacgtactcgaaacaaaccctgcgtaacatataaacgtaaaccaacatatggtgcgtggtaaattagtgagtgcATTGAGAGAGTGTTAtgtaccaggtcgaaaggaggaagaagaaggtccggcgctcgcatcggggtagaatcctacgcataaaatgcggatgttagcgtacgctcatttctttcgtcatgacatgtagaaaccgaaatacgaaacataaactaacctgtgtaggccggtatctgtggccccggtaccattcctagatacggtccgccaactggtgatgtccctctaaacattccagtatggccgaacgcagtagctggatcgtatcctgtttgtgatattagtaaatatgtaggaagacttgatctaattttaaagagatatctatGTTACCTGCACTTgtgaagaactgcgacgtcggcccgtgcatggtcgacggacacgggaacgacgacgaggcctgggacgacctgTGGCTGTCTttgtactgcacacggcttcccaagttgtgcactacctgacgcaactagtcacgctgcctcgaccatgcttctgtctgctcaaactgggtcattgggggatccggcacgtaccctcgtcaggtaagtcgagcagactgtctccatcatgttgcaaaggcgaaactgcatcaattcagtaaaggaacagaaagaaacacatgaattatcttatgaatattaatatatatacgAATATGAtgaagagactcaccgcgccagctagtgcctccacgtggtgccgggcatagccatcctgaggcctcgcctggtgtggctgcgggtgagtgtcaacataaaccagacgagcccgagtccggggtaagtacccggtgaggtaagcccttaaagagctatctgtgtgtggtcctgttggatggaccaagtgctcgtctgcctattcccattggtccacccacggctgcatcttcgtgagccaatcatcagagcacggcaagccactccttaacaacctacaaaagtggaccacgaagaatcgttagattcgacacgaatgtatgagccaagttcattcataattacctgtggtcctggcgactgacacgctccaacgcggtgggcactgGAAACTCCTGGCGATGGCCAAACTgcctcctgactctccaggggcaatatgcctcaaccgcgatgtcataaaccaggacgactgtagtaagccacaggctcgcattcgcagagcagtgcgaagacaggcctgctgttgcaagggtagccacagcctctatgctgtaaggctcccagacaacgtcctcgggcgtcagcatgtcgagttccgaaacaaactcaggatatgtgcatctaacctgcgcatgcgcccaggacctctgcattccgaataagtaaaattaaaagtgcgctaatgcatcatgtaactatgaataacaaaattagatttgttgcgaacgtacctgacgccagatccagatagttcccatagtgggcctgtcgtcttcctcgtcgccgtacatggccccgtggtaaggctcgtggctgaccatgggccgaccaacggctagcctctcgtatgaccaaagctgtagcagtagtgggcaccctgccaggaTATCGTTCCCATGTGTATTCATGCAGCCGTCgtagagtccacggtaagtggctgcaagtaccgcctcaccctaGCTGTAGGCCGGTACGTCCTCATctccatccgcaatctcccgtgcatacggaaggagaatcctatcgaccgagttgtcatgagtgttgttgaatatgatgtaaccaaacaaccaaagtaggtacgtctccagcgatctggtcacactgtactcgtcggcatccgcagccaacagggcaggctgcataaacaattaagattaatggtttccactgacaatgcaacatgtgaattgtaacaattaaatttaaatatgcaatgaatacgtactgtaaactgtaggaaccaggtcttcgaaggacctgctgctcacgggtgcgggttgatcggacctgcttcttccacgcggtcaaccagggcaaaatgggcctccaggtcatccttccacgaggccgccaccacacgcggaccgacaatagggaggccgaggaggtaggtcacgtcctgcagcgtaggactCATCTCACCACacagggaggtggaacgtgtgtgtctccggcctccatctgtcaacgagcgccgtcagaagggatcgatcgagctgaataggcccaccctcgacaagacggcccagagtcagtagaccacgtaacctgcaataaacaaaattgtcgaaacaaagaaataccgacgaatacataactgataaacaataatatttcattatatacttgtcacaccaatcgtggtgtatagacatcgcctccccgggtggacgaggacgtagcacctctagggctcggtgctcaactgctgcaaagtaagacctgtggctcgagtcgataactgggtctagcaaggagtccatctccataccttcattcaaaaatatatgagaacacataggtacatatatgtttcatacaaactggacgcgtaatatttatacattacagataggtttgatacaaactccacgcacgattactacatattacagataggttcgatacaaactccacgcacgatatttatatattacagatatgttccatacaaactggatgcATAAaaactacatattacagatatgttcgatacaattgtggatcatgacaccgaatgccttccacaagcaattctcgccgatggtcgtctaaacgtaggaggtgctccatctctgggatttccggaaggaccgacgtcagcagcatcgtgaagtgcattctgaggacacttcttgtagttgtgacccaatgctccacattggctgcaacgcttttgtgccttgcttgcttcggactcgtccataccattccgaatacgacgtgtctgacggcggcctttgcctttcttagtggctggatcaggaataaacatcttattctcattatcctgaatgaaaggccccactattccaatcccgtataccttatgtccccaggtggatataGCTGCTttcttgctgaagtaaggtgaaacaaatactcctggctgcaacccagactctgcacatgccgcaatgacatgcgagcatggcaaatgcaataacttaggcttcatgcaggagcagaaggttttgccatctactgtaatcaaactctcctgtaccaccctatctctacggataccacgaccagttctatccttgcatagaacctgaAATCTATGCTTCATTGTACATGTCGATATGACAcagtgcagtttggccttttcaatcttctcttgcatatattgtgtcactcttgtgcaaaattgaatttgggagttgctgatgtttatgcttgtaGCCATGTAACGCtgtctgaaatacttcatgcacccatacatgatgaactcaacaattcccacaagaggaaaggcacgacaagaacgcataaccatattaaAACACTCTGCAtagttcgttgtctgaataccataccgtattccgttggtatcataaaggaatgatcatttctccttaggtgcaccttgaatccagtgtgaaaatggcttctcaattgaatccctagcctctgcagcctgactcgtgcctattcctgatgcccttaccttcactagctctgcagtcaagtgatcaagcatctgccataatgcattgaattttctctgttgattttgggtgcacaacctcttaaacatgttgttaagatccttgttcttgaagtggtcatagaagtttgcacccatatgcctaatgcaccacctgttttggacatcgggccacaatgaaGGCGTtatcgcagttccacgttgcaatttcagtattgattgcagcagacctgcatgcctatcactaatgaggcacacatctggacgtgcagcaacaacatgaatcttcactcgttcaaggaaccaataccaactgtctaagttgtCATTcttaacaaatgcaaatgcgagcggaactatttggttgttgcaatctaccccgattgcggtgagtatctgacctttataccttccagtcagaaatgtgccatcaatgcagatctccggaagacaacactagaatgctctaacacaatcacctatgcaaaagaagactCGTTGCAGAATTCTTTGCCCCCTAATCACGGCTGGTatgaggtatgtgtcataaaagcttccaggatttctagcagcaacctgggataacatatatgaggtaggttatcatatgatgccttgtatgtgccgaaccgcatctcgaacaccctttgtttagcctgccatgccttcaaataactaatggtgtattggtaagtctgctcaatgtgtcgaataatcatttttggctcataatttaggttgtccataatcaacccatatatttgctttgcaacaaagtcgcatgatatattgcgatgcgagggaagaacttctgacagcaaacacgtgtgctctgtcacaatggaacatttccagttcgacttccattttcccttgaatgcatgtactcgccatggacatccatcattcacacacttcacctcatattctttactgccagactttacaactctaaattctcgtttcaatgatattgcccatagtctcacagcatcttttacggcttcaatgtttggatatgttgcactttgcactacctcattccctctgtactcccactcctgatttcgtacgtcttctgcgacatgactgccaaaaccatgctccttccactcttttggcaatgagtactgctcgtcatcagatgagccctcatattcttccatctctattgcggtttggtttTCTGTCTTCATCTCGTCCaaaatgctatgtatcctctctccctcattagcaatgccctgtggtcccatgttttgattatctatctcttctgactcatcttgctcaacatagttggtctctcttcgaatactcggagttgcttgatctgcaccatgttagatttcattttgtgtcttctcccggatttgaacaagaatggccagaggccacccacgctctagagctgattgcatgtacttctgccagtcatcagtgctgtgtatcatcatcaattcccataaaatactttctacctcccaattaacaagagactggacggtcatcacatgtgtcaacggatcaacacagaacccacgctgcagtcacttacatatggaaccaaaactcttttccagaggtttatctatggcgctagatgtgcacttaaaggcagaaaggtctactccatttggcccgtacaaaatattgtagtcaccataaaatacttgaaactgcatcttgctcgacatatctgtatatcacagaatacttatcgagttatactctttacttcactaccttattcaataatccgtaaaaactaagtatggaatccaactacaacatataagtattcataactacgtgatgacactcaaattctatactgcatatgccaaattctattctaaatcgtaattaatttataaacacgtctctaatagtactgcaattgtaataataaatgtgtactactaattttctaaactaatttactactacgtaactaaaaactaaagtatcattaaactcctacttaaatggttctactatagcactaattaaataaaattactctacaataccaatggaaaaatacataaactaaatgtactaacctgcagatcagaagtgcggaatccggcagggctttgccgcttcccttctccccacctctctttttttctagatttttggtggaatttttgggctcaaatgagaagggaatggGGGTAGAATGCTTATATAGGGAAGGCAGCCCCGGTCGCCTGAGggaggggcgacaggccccccctgcCGTGCATGTGGGCGGGGCCCTCCGGTCGCCCGCCCCTGTCGCCctttggggggcgacaggccccctttattttttttcggcaaaggacctcgttgcaaatttgaaaaaaaaattacctgtaggccctgtcgccccctaGGGCGAcgggggtatatttttgaaatatttcaaaacggacatatatttttgaaattttgattttttttaaatataaaaaagaaaaaagcgccacgaggtgcctcctgctgctggccaAGGGCCTGCCATGGCCTGCCCTGCCAAGTGCTGCTCGGCCTGCTGGTGCCCTTGGGCTGCACTCGACCTGCCTCCGGCCTGCTCACCTTCGTTGGCTGCTGCCCACTCACACCGGCCCACCTGGCCTGTGCACCGCGCGTCCCTGGCTGCGTGcctcgcagcgccgccgcgcacgcctggCGATGCGCCAGCGAGAGCAGCTCCTCCCGGCGTGTGCCCCTGCGCAGCGGTCGCCTGCTGCTCCTGCCTGAATGCATCCCCAGCGCTCGTTGTCTGCACGGGAAGAAACAagaacaaaaaggaaaagagaagacAAGAAACGAATCCGAGATTTCAAATCCAAATTGCTCTCTCAATTCTTCATGGATTCAAACCAAACTTGAGCCGAAGATGCGCGACCTCAATATCTAACATATTCACGAAGAAATTCAAGAAGAGATGGAGTAAAACTCATGAACCGAAAATTATACGAAAATCCACCCGAAAATagcgaaaaagaaaaatgcttgGGATTGACGGGTGAACACACATTCAACTCAAATAAAAAACTCAGAGAGCACGAGGAGAGAAGGGTCTCCTTTCCCGTGAATCCGTAGCACAAATCTCTCAAAAATCTATCTCAAATCCCTACCTaggaggagaaggggaggagagaaaagagaggaacAGGAGAGAAGAGGAGGGAGCGCCGTGATCTGTTTTTGGCGAGCCAAAAATGGATGGCTGCCCATCCTCTTCTCTTTATCCTCTAATAATTCATCCACTAGAAATACTAAAATACCCTTACTCTATTAATTACAATACGTGCCCACGCAAGGGTAAATTTATCTATCTTATTGTAAGAGCAACGGACGGACACGCCGCCTTCACAACTTCACTTTGCTTCGACGCAAGCTTCACGATGACGTCACGTGCCATCCGTCTGGAACTTGACCGTGTCAAGTCCGCCGccggttttgaggcccaaaccgatcAAACCTGTCTCTCCCAATTTTGaggccaaaccggtcaaaccgccaaTGTTGACGCGTGTCCGACCTCCCACCGAGTGTTGACGCCTTCGAGTTGTTCGCGCGTGCCTACCGCACGGGCCGCCTACTTGACTCGCCATCGTCCTCGCTGACTTGAGCAATgccgtcttcatcaccatgtacTCTTGCTCTTTTGTGTACCTTGTGAACCGCGCATGACCCCGTTTGGCCTGCTCGGGTCCCTCGGTCCAAGTCTACTCGCATTCACCCTTCACCATCTTGATCCCTCGGCATTAACTTTTCACTTCACCAAGCCTACTCGCGTTCATCCTTCACCACGGTCCTTCAGCATGAATCTTTCGCCTGACCTTCACCTCGCGTTGTCGA comes from Panicum virgatum strain AP13 chromosome 4K, P.virgatum_v5, whole genome shotgun sequence and encodes:
- the LOC120703417 gene encoding uncharacterized protein LOC120703417; its protein translation is MFRGTSPVGGPYLGMVPGPQIPAYTGFYPDASAGPSSSSFRPGFVSSTFILDNEGFTLDELDSLTPDDPVAHGDLDVLGYSQLGGAPLGISQQQTLQPLLRPERQVRSPDRHTYSEGHVCAQQRAKRVRRPRGG